TTGAATATCGCGAGGTGCTGGCCAATGACCCGGTTATCGCGGCGAATTTCAGCGCCCAGGAGATCGCCGAACTGCTGGATCCCGCGGCTTATACCGGCCTATGCGCGGTACTGGCGGAAGAAATGGCCGCACAGGTATTTAAGCGCGTATCGTGATTTACCGGATCTGTTAAAACTTACCCGTGGTGATAACAGGGGAAACGTGGTGCGAGGCGGACGCTTGACGACGCTTCGCACGGGCGTTTCGTGCATTAAACAGGGCGCTTAATACCGTTGAGCAGGCAATCAGATAAAAAAGTCAGAGTAATGCTGTTCCAACCAGCGGCGGCGTTGATGCTGGTCAAACCCGGCGGTTTCTTGCAAAAAGGCCTCAAGCGGAATTTTCTTTTTAGCATGGGACAGCCCCTGCTTACTCAATAACGCAATATCATCCTGAGTAAGATAAAAATTCACTTTGCTATAATCCAGCCGGTAGTATTTCAGATAGTTGGATATTTTATTGGTGAAAGTAATTAATAAGTCGCAGGGTAACTGATTAAGACGCTGTAATTCATTGATGTTAACGCAGTCAATAATCTCAATATGAAAATGGGATTTAAGCACTTCTTTAAAATAACCCACTTTACTTTCAGACGAATTAGTCACGATGATGACACGCTTCTTCGGTTCGCTGTAGATGCGATTTTGCAGCTCATATTTTTTCAGAATTAAAACCAACGTCGCCAGATGAATGGGCGAAAATGTTGTCTGGTAGTGCTGTTCAATCGGTGCGGTAGCTTGACGAACGCCATGATATAACGCGGCATAATGGGTCTGTACATCGTGCAGTTTTTTATCATCGAAATAGAGATTGAATTTATTCTGGACGATGGCCGAATAAATGAACTGATACAGCTCGGCAAAAAAGGGATGGCTGTTATGAATTTTTGTTCGCAGTAACGGAAAAAGGGCGGAACATAATTGCCGTACATGGCGGATCAGCGAGGGATCGTAGACATTGAACGGCCGCCGGGCAAAGGTCAGGGATGAAATCAGCAAATTCAGAAACTGGTTTTCATCGTGTTGCTCCAGTAGTGAAAAATCCAGTGACTGGATAAATTCAAGCCGTTGACCGTGCGCGATCGCATGTCCTCGCCGGATACGGTGCAGGGCGATGCTCATATAAACCAGAAAATATTTCTTGCTGTTATAGCCTAGCTGCACCACGGGTGCCAGCCGCTGCTGGTAAAGCGCCGCCGCCGTCTCTATTTCCGGGGCGCACTGTGTTAAAAACTGCAAGGCGATCGATTTGTTGATCGGCTCATTGGCTTGGTGGGGCACCAGCCGATGGTCTTCTCCGAGCTCTACGGTTTTCAGAATAATCATGCAGATAGCGATCCGCAGCAGGGTTTCATCGCCTTCCAGCCTGGAACCTTGTTTGGGAATACTGGTTATAGTGAGGCGGTTGGTCTGCAAAAAGCCTTGCAGCGTCTGATTATCATTTTTCAGCGTAGTGGGGCTGACGTGGAATTTCCGGTAATACTCGCTCTTGTTCACCACATCCTGTAGGCAAAGCGCCACGCTCAAATCTCTGATGCGTTCATCCGGCGTAGTGAGATAATGGTTGAACTGAATATGTTCGAGAAAATCAATATATTCCCGATAACTCATGGCGGTGGTAATAAACTGATTATCAATATGCAGATGATAATCAGGCCGGAGCTGTTCGTTGATCTCTTTCATGGTCCGTTTCAGCGTGGATAACGTCTTGGCAAATTTCGTTATGGCCTCTTCAATCGCCAGCGGACTGTGTTCCTGCACATATTTCAGAAAAGTGAGATCAAAACTATTCATTCATGTACTCATGAGGATGATTGATTCGCAACGATCGATACGGGCGGTATCAACAGCGATTTTACTAATAATAGTTTCCCATAATCCAAAGTGAAAAAAATGATACAGATCGAATAATTAAACATGCGCTGAGCTAAAACCGGTTCGTCAAATCGGGTTCGGGATAATACGAAACACTACAGCAATCACATATAGCGATACAGCCGCTCTGTATGCAATTTTCTATATTAGTAAGGTGTTATTGAATAGGCCGGTTGGAATCGCCGAACCAGCATATGGCGAACACTAATCGCATCAAATCATTGCAGTAATTAATAAAGACAAAATATCGCTGTGATGTTATTACCGGAACAGCGACATCGATTATTTTTTTGAGGGGTTATCTTCCGGGCGATCGATCTTGCAAAGGCAACCTGGTGTGACAAGGGGATCTGAACGACGGCACCGGGACTTCCCCGGATGCCGTCAACGTAATAAGCCGATGGGCGCTACACCTGAAACAACGACATTGAACGAATAAGCTGCTGTGATTGCTCTTCCAGTGATTGGGTGGTGACGGAGAACGATCTCACTAACTGGGTATTTTGCTGTGCCGCTTTATCGATTTGCGTGAAAGCGAGATTGACCTGTTCAATACCCCGGTACTGTTCTTGCGTGGCGTTGGAGATATTTTTCATCAGTTGGGTGATGCGCATGATCGCGCCGTCCATTTCGTCCATGGTTTCGCCGGCGTGTGAAGCCAGCTCCAGTCCTTCGGAAATGCGCGTTTGCGAATCGGTGATCAGGGCGCGGATCTCTTTGGCGGCCTGCCCGCTGTGCTGCGCCAGATTGCGAACCTCTCCGGCGACGACGGCGAATCCCCGGCCTTGTTCGCCCGCGCGGGCGGACTCTACCGAAGCGTTCAGCGCCAGAATATTGGTCTGGAAGGCGATGCCGTCAATCACGCCGAGAATATCATTAATCCGTTTGGCGCTGGCGTCGATCTCCTGCATTTTCTCAATGACATAACAGACCGATTCGCTGCTTAGACCGCTGGTATCGGCCACGTTGTTAGCCAACTGATGCGCCTGTTCCGCATGTTCGGCATTATTTTTTACCGTTGCGCTGAGTTGTTCCATGCTGGCCGCGGTTTGTTCCAGTGAGGCGGCGGACTCTTCGGTGCGCTGTGAAAGACGGTTATTCTCTTCAAAAAGTTCGCGGCTGCCGCGATCGATCTGGGTACCGGCGTCGCGCACCTGTCTGACGGCATCCAGCAACGCGCCCTGCATGCGGCCAATCGCATCGTTCAAGCGTCCCAGTTCGTTATTTCCCCCCAGCATCACACGGCAGGTCAGGTCGCCCGTGGCAACGCGCTCCAGTTGGTCAATCGCATGATCCAACGGTTTTAACAGCATGTGGCGCAACGCTATCCAGGCAAGGCCGGCCAGCGCGACCGACAGCAGGCAGGAAATAATGATGAGTAGCCGCATTACTCGTTCATTGTGTGCGGATAACGCCAGTCGTTGTTCAGAGAGTTGCTGTGCGTAGAGGCGAAAATCCTGGATGGATTTATCAAAGGCATCGCTTAGCGGACCGAGCTGTTTTTCCAGAACGTCGTAATACTCGTCGGTATATTGTTTTTGCAGTGAACTGAGCATCGGCATCATGCCCTGTTCAAGGTAGACCTGATAGGTTTTCTCTACTTCCTGCGCCAGCGAGTGTCTTTGCGTATCAGGTTCGATGGACGCCATCACCAGGGCAATCTCTTTCTGGGACTGCAGCAGATTGTTCTCTACCGTTGCGGTTTCTTTCGTTCCATCGTCAAGCAGCCCGATCTCAATTTTTCTAACGGCCAGCGCAGCCGACGCCCTGGCCCTCAGCGTCAGGTTATAGCCGTTCATCAGGCTACTCAGCTCCGTCCCCTGAATTTTATTCAGCGACAGCAGCGCCTCTTTGTCATTTTTAATTGCCAGGATACCCATACCGCTAACAATAAGCAGTAACAGGGTGGTTAAAAGTAATAATGTCAGTAATCCGGCACGAATGGAGATGTTTTTCAGTCCCATTGTTTCCTTTTCCTTGTGTGTGCGACATGAAGAGACAAAAGCCGTAAACCTTGTAGCCTCGCTAAACCTCATGTTTCCTTCGAGGCCATTCATCAAACAGAACATCACAGAAAATGCGGAGTCGGTGCGGCGCGAACATAGTCGATGCCGGTAAAGCCATAATAAAATCAGTTAGACGGGGCAACGCAGACTACCCGGATAACCGGGTTTATCGTCTGTCCGTTCGTCTTCGCAAGACTGGCGCTGAGTTTTAACGTCATTTTTTATACTCCGCCTAACTAAAAATCGGCTTAAAAGTGATAACCATTAGGGCTGGATGATGGATATTTTACAGTTTGACGGATTTGACTGGGAAATCAGCGGCGTGCTCGTCGCCGTGGTCGTCAGCGATAGAAAATTCGTTATATAAAAGTCATTACCGGTTCTGGCAATATCAACTATACCCTTCATCTTTCACGTTGCAGGTGCGTTGGCTTTGTGACTCGGCCCAATCGCTTACTTGCGTAAGCTGGCCGGGATGCTCTCGTCCGCCGCCTGCCGGTAACTCGAAATTTATTGGGTATCGCAAACCACGAGGTGTCGGCCGAATCAATGGATTACGGCGGCCGGTTCGATTTTTCCTGGGGGGAATGGCTGATGAAAACAGCGGTGGCTTTACGTCATGTTCATTTTGAAGATCTGGGCATCCTTGAAACGCTATTGCCCGATTATGGTTATACGTTTCGTTATCTCGAACCGGCGGTCGATGATTTGTCATCGGTAAATCTGGCCGAGTGTGATTTGCTGGTGGTGCTGGGCGGGCCGATTGGGGCTTTTGACCATGAGAGCTATCCTTTTTTAAACGCGGAATTAGCGCTGATTCGCCAACGCCTGCAGAGTAAAGCGCCTATTCTGGGGATCTGTTTGGGCGCGCAGTTGATGGCGCGGGCGTTAGGTAAGCCCGTCGGGCCGATGGGGGTGAAAGAAATTGGCTTTAGCCCATTGACCTTAACCCCGGCCGGCGCGCACTCCGTGCTGTCATCGCTTGTCGGCGTGCCGGTTCTGCACTGGCACGGCGATCGTTTCGAGATACCGGCCGGCGCGCATTTGCTGGCGGAAACGCCGATTTGCCCCCACCAGGCGTTTGCGCTTGACGATTATGCGCTGGGGCTGCAATTCCATCTGGAGGTGACGCCCGAAAACCTTGCCCACTGGCTGGTCGGTCACGCCAGTGAACTGGGGCAGGCCAATATCGATCCGCGGGCATTGCGCGCCCAGGCCGCCGAGTACCGTGAGGCGCTCGCGCAAGCGGCGCGTCGGACATTCGGCGACTGGCTGTCGCGGCTGTAAAGGGACGGAATCCGGGATATGTCGTCTTGCCATACACGGTAAATGACGTTTGAAAAAAATACCGTAATCATTACCATGATTGCATCAGAGGAATAGACTGAGGCTAATGGATTTGGCGATATATACAACGAAGCTATTTGACCGGAAAATGAAAAAGGAAGATGTGACTGACGTTGATTTATGTCAGGCGGCGTCAGAAGTGATGAACAGTTGTTTCGAGGCGGATTTAGGCGGCGGCGTATTAAAAAAACGTCTGGCTCTACAGAGTGGTAAAAGTGGCGGCGCGAGATCCATCATCTTCTTCAAAAAAGGAAGTCATGTATTTTTTTTCGATGGTTGGAGAAAAAAACAAATCACCAAGAAAGGCGCAAAAGAGATCGAGGAAGATGTGCTCAACACTTATAAGGATTTCGCAGCAGTTTTTCTACAGTATGATGCAGCGATGATAACCAGACTGAAAAAAGCAAAGCAATTAAGAGAGGTAAATTGCGATGAGCGCTAACTTGAAAGAGCTACAGGCACTGGCGCAGGAACTGCATGAGCACGGCGCTATGCCAGACGAAACCATGTCCCGGATTAATGCACGCGTCAGATCGCGGGAACTTCGTGAGCGCATAGCCAGGGTTCATGTAATGACGGGAACGCAGATTAAATCCATGCGTGAACGTTACGGCATGTCGCAGTCAACGCTGGCTTACACGTTGGGGATGTCAGTCGAAAGCGTATCAAAGTGGGAGCGGGGAGAGATTCAGCCCAGCGGTCCGGCATTGCGTATCCTCAACACGATTGACGCCAAAGGCCCTGAAGTTTTTATGCTGTAATTTCCGAGCCGAATTCAAGGTCCCTTTTATGGGACTTTTTGATGGCGTTGAACGTAGGCTGGTTCTGACGCGCTAGCTCGTCAAACGATATAAAAGCGAATCCGCGCAAGAAAGCGTTTTCCGTGCCGCGTCATTTTTCACATCCAGGAACGATCCTGAATAAAAATGTACGTTAATGAACGAAATTATTTGTCTCCCCTTGGGATTGCCCGACGTTTACCTTCCTTTTTATGCCTGCCGGGAAAATAAATAACGCTTCATAAGGCGATGAATCATTGGCCTTATTAAATCGATCGCCTTATTGGTATCAGTTTTTCTTATCGACATTTCCCGGCGTTGGCACACCCCTTGCTCTGTTAATAATGTACTTGGATATGGCATGACTTGGCTGTTTAACACTACATTGAGTAGAGGTGTGTGATAATGCGTAAATTAGCGATTTACGGTAAAGGTGGGATTGGTAAATCAACCACTACACAAAATACCGCGGCGGCGTTGGCGTATTTCCATAGCAAAAAGATTTTTATTCATGGTTGCGATCCAAAGGCGGATTCCACGCGTTTAATATTGGGCGGTAAGCCTCAGGAAACGCTGATGGATGTATTACGCGATCAGGGCGCCGAAAAAATTACCAATGAAATGGTGGTAAAAACCGGCGTGTTTAATATTCGCTGCGTGGAATCCGGCGGTCCGGAGCCGGGCGTCGGCTGTGCGGGACGCGGCGTGATTACCGCCATCGATCTGATGGAAAATAATAAAGCCTACACGGAAGACCTGGACTTTGTTTTCTTCGATGTCCTGGGGGATGTGGTGTGCGGCGGGTTCGCCATGCCGATCCGCGATGGTAAGGCCCAGGAAGTGTATATCGTCGCCTCCGGCGAAATGATGGCGATCTACGCGGCCAATAATATCTGTAAAGGGTT
This window of the Brenneria goodwinii genome carries:
- a CDS encoding PRD domain-containing protein, with protein sequence MNSFDLTFLKYVQEHSPLAIEEAITKFAKTLSTLKRTMKEINEQLRPDYHLHIDNQFITTAMSYREYIDFLEHIQFNHYLTTPDERIRDLSVALCLQDVVNKSEYYRKFHVSPTTLKNDNQTLQGFLQTNRLTITSIPKQGSRLEGDETLLRIAICMIILKTVELGEDHRLVPHQANEPINKSIALQFLTQCAPEIETAAALYQQRLAPVVQLGYNSKKYFLVYMSIALHRIRRGHAIAHGQRLEFIQSLDFSLLEQHDENQFLNLLISSLTFARRPFNVYDPSLIRHVRQLCSALFPLLRTKIHNSHPFFAELYQFIYSAIVQNKFNLYFDDKKLHDVQTHYAALYHGVRQATAPIEQHYQTTFSPIHLATLVLILKKYELQNRIYSEPKKRVIIVTNSSESKVGYFKEVLKSHFHIEIIDCVNINELQRLNQLPCDLLITFTNKISNYLKYYRLDYSKVNFYLTQDDIALLSKQGLSHAKKKIPLEAFLQETAGFDQHQRRRWLEQHYSDFFI
- a CDS encoding methyl-accepting chemotaxis protein; protein product: MGLKNISIRAGLLTLLLLTTLLLLIVSGMGILAIKNDKEALLSLNKIQGTELSSLMNGYNLTLRARASAALAVRKIEIGLLDDGTKETATVENNLLQSQKEIALVMASIEPDTQRHSLAQEVEKTYQVYLEQGMMPMLSSLQKQYTDEYYDVLEKQLGPLSDAFDKSIQDFRLYAQQLSEQRLALSAHNERVMRLLIIISCLLSVALAGLAWIALRHMLLKPLDHAIDQLERVATGDLTCRVMLGGNNELGRLNDAIGRMQGALLDAVRQVRDAGTQIDRGSRELFEENNRLSQRTEESAASLEQTAASMEQLSATVKNNAEHAEQAHQLANNVADTSGLSSESVCYVIEKMQEIDASAKRINDILGVIDGIAFQTNILALNASVESARAGEQGRGFAVVAGEVRNLAQHSGQAAKEIRALITDSQTRISEGLELASHAGETMDEMDGAIMRITQLMKNISNATQEQYRGIEQVNLAFTQIDKAAQQNTQLVRSFSVTTQSLEEQSQQLIRSMSLFQV
- a CDS encoding glutamine amidotransferase; the protein is MKTAVALRHVHFEDLGILETLLPDYGYTFRYLEPAVDDLSSVNLAECDLLVVLGGPIGAFDHESYPFLNAELALIRQRLQSKAPILGICLGAQLMARALGKPVGPMGVKEIGFSPLTLTPAGAHSVLSSLVGVPVLHWHGDRFEIPAGAHLLAETPICPHQAFALDDYALGLQFHLEVTPENLAHWLVGHASELGQANIDPRALRAQAAEYREALAQAARRTFGDWLSRL
- a CDS encoding type II toxin-antitoxin system RelE/ParE family toxin: MDLAIYTTKLFDRKMKKEDVTDVDLCQAASEVMNSCFEADLGGGVLKKRLALQSGKSGGARSIIFFKKGSHVFFFDGWRKKQITKKGAKEIEEDVLNTYKDFAAVFLQYDAAMITRLKKAKQLREVNCDER
- a CDS encoding helix-turn-helix domain-containing protein; translation: MSANLKELQALAQELHEHGAMPDETMSRINARVRSRELRERIARVHVMTGTQIKSMRERYGMSQSTLAYTLGMSVESVSKWERGEIQPSGPALRILNTIDAKGPEVFML
- the nifH gene encoding nitrogenase iron protein, giving the protein MMRKLAIYGKGGIGKSTTTQNTAAALAYFHSKKIFIHGCDPKADSTRLILGGKPQETLMDVLRDQGAEKITNEMVVKTGVFNIRCVESGGPEPGVGCAGRGVITAIDLMENNKAYTEDLDFVFFDVLGDVVCGGFAMPIRDGKAQEVYIVASGEMMAIYAANNICKGLVKYAKQSGVRLGGIICNSRNVDGEKAFLEEFTAAIGTKMIHFVPRDNIVQKAEFNKKTVTEFDPEANQAKEYCELGRKIIENTDLVIPRPLTMDQLESMVVKYGLSD